The genomic segment TGCTCGAACGCCGCGCCCTGGATGCGGCCGGCGCCGTGTTTACCATCAACCCGCGCATTCGGGACGCGCTGCGAGCGCGCCATGCCGGCGCCGTGCCGGCCGATCGGTTCGCCGTGCTGCCGCAGGGCTACGACGCCGAGGACTTCGCGCGGCCGCCCGCGCAGCGTTTGGACGGCCGGTGCCGGTTCGTCTACAGCGGGGTCTTTTACGACCGGCAGAAGCCGGACTATTTCCTGCGGGCGCTGGCGCGCGTCGTCACCGATCACCCCGACTTGCGCGATCGGGTCGAGGCCGGCTTCGTCGGACTCCTGCCGGGCTACGTCGCCGGCCTCGTGCAGTCGCTGGGCATCGAGGACCTCGTGGTCCCGACTGGCTACCTGCCGCACCCCGACGCGGTGGGCCACCTGATGGCGGCGGATGTGTTGTGGATGACTGTCGGCTCCGGGCCGGGGCAGGAGCAGATCTCGACGAGCAAGCTCTATGAATACATGGGCACAGACAAACCCATCCTCGGCCTCGTCCCGGAAGGCGCCGCGCGGGATGCCCTGCGCGAGGATGCCGCGGCGGTCGTCGTGGCACCGGAAGACGTCGCCGGCATCGCCCTGGCTATGGAACGACTGATTCGTCAGCACGTGACGAACGCGCTGCCGCAGGTCGAACGGTCCTTGAGGTCCCGGTTCGAGCGGAAAAGCCTCACCGCCGAATTGGCCGGCCGGCTGGATCGGTTGGTCTGAACCACGCGAGGTCCTCTCTGCCGCACGGGCGAGGGCCGCGTTAAACAA from the Rhodothermales bacterium genome contains:
- a CDS encoding glycosyltransferase, yielding MPRADRRVLIVAYYFPPMGLSGVQRIARFVKYLPEFGWQPEVLTVDPAGYFAYDASLLDELVDRGIPIHRTTSFDPTRLFGKSAQVALPAETSRRRLTALSSWLFVPDNKIGWLPAAVRHGKRLLAEKRFDAVLATVPPYTGALIGRKLARHAGIPLALDFRDDWVGNPRHVYPTPLHRRLHLLLERRALDAAGAVFTINPRIRDALRARHAGAVPADRFAVLPQGYDAEDFARPPAQRLDGRCRFVYSGVFYDRQKPDYFLRALARVVTDHPDLRDRVEAGFVGLLPGYVAGLVQSLGIEDLVVPTGYLPHPDAVGHLMAADVLWMTVGSGPGQEQISTSKLYEYMGTDKPILGLVPEGAARDALREDAAAVVVAPEDVAGIALAMERLIRQHVTNALPQVERSLRSRFERKSLTAELAGRLDRLV